The Miscanthus floridulus cultivar M001 chromosome 7, ASM1932011v1, whole genome shotgun sequence genome includes a region encoding these proteins:
- the LOC136466883 gene encoding elongation factor 1-gamma 2 → MALVLHAGSGNKNAFKTLIAAEYSGVKVELVKNFQMGVSNKTPEFLKMNPIGKVPVLETPDGPIFESNAIARYVTRLKADNPLYGSSLIDYAHIEQWIDFATTEVDANIGKWLYPRMGFYPYAAVTEETAIAALKRAFGSLNTHLASNTFLVGHSVTLADIMLTCNFYLGFSRILTKSFTSEFPHVERYFWTLANQPNFKKVIGDVKQAEAVPPLQKKAAPAKEQKPKEAKKEAPKEAPKPKAAEKPAEEEEAPKPKPKNPLDLLPPSKMILDDWKRLYSNTKTNFREVAIKGFWDMYDPEGYSLWFCDYKYNDENTVSFVTMNKVGGFLQRMDLCRKYAFGKMLVVGSEPPFKVKGLWLFRGSEIPKFVMDEVYDMELYEWTKVDLSVEAQKERVNAMIEDQEPFEGEALLDAKCFK, encoded by the exons ATGGCTCTT GTACTGCATGCTGGCAGTGGTAACAAAAATGCATTCAAAACACTAATTGCCGCGGAATACAGCGGCGTCAAGGTTGAGCTGGTAAAGAACTTTCAAATGGGTGTCTCCAACAAAACTCCTGAGTTCCTCAAGATGAACCCTATTGGGAAG GTTCCTGTCCTGGAGACTCCTGATGGTCCTATTTTTGAGAGCAATGCAATTGCAAGATATG TTACTCGCTTGAAGGCTGACAACCCACTTTATGGATCTTCACTGATTGATTAT GCCCATATTGAGCAATGGATTGATTTTGCTACAACAGAGGTCGATGCAAACATTGGGAAGTGGTTGTACCCACGTATGGGGTTTTATCCCTATGCTGCTGTG ACTGAGGAAACAGCCATTGCCGCCTTGAAGAGAGCATTTGGCTCCCTCAacacccatcttgcatcaaacACATTCCTTGTTGGGCATTCAGTGACTCTTGCAGATATCATGCTGACATGCAACTTCTATTTGGGGTTTAGCCGTATCTTGACTAAGAGTTTTACCTCAGAGTTCCCTCATGTTGAGAGGTACTTCTGGACCTTGGCTAACCAACCAAACTTCAAGAAGGTCATTGGTGATGTGAAGCAAGCAGAAGCTGTGCCACCTCTTCAAAAGAAGGCTGCTCCAGCCAAAGAGCAGAAGCCTAAGGAAGCCAAAAAGGAGGCCCCAAAAGAAGCCCCAAAGCCTAAGGCAGCTGAGAAACCAGCAGAGGAAGAGGAGGcaccaaagcctaagccaaagaatCCCCTTGATTTGCTTCCTCCAAGCAAGATGATCCTTGATGATTGGAAGAGGCTGTACTCTAACACTAAAACCAACTTCCGTGAGGTTGCTATTAAAG GTTTCTGGGACATGTATGACCCAGAGGGCTACTCCCTGTGGTTCTGTGACTACAAGTACAATGATGAGAACACCGTTTCATTTGTGACTATGAACAAGGTTGGTGGGTTCCTGCAGCGGATGGACCTGTGCCGCAAATACGCCTTTGGCAAGATGCTTGTGGTTGGCTCTGAGCCCCCGTTCAAGGTCAAGGGGCTCTGGCTCTTCCGTGGCTCAGAAATCCCCAAGTTTGTCATGGATGAAGTCTATGACATGGAGCTCTATGAGTGGACCAAGGTTGACCTCTCTGTCGAGGCCCAGAAGGAGCGGGTCAATGCCATGATTGAGGACCAGGAGCCCTTTGAGGGCGAGGCCTTGCTGGATGCAAAATGCTTCAAGTGA
- the LOC136465355 gene encoding uncharacterized protein, with protein sequence MVAVNCDLKFTYVLAGWEGSAHDATVLADAVAREDGLSLPEGFGIDEVVPDEEGFTASADPTNLPPAHLDQDSVDMAEIRDAICNAIPRMDSGAFEGGFVAGTSVMEQLINGGSAPVVAGADASAAAPVAAGAGAGAAPGAANPVDVAAPVAGNGAVRAMRWTNTTSGFVLRRMVALVSDGSRPDKVFKDKDVNSVAKALKLLCGEVVSPTQVYNHLRKWRQKWARVSKLKDLSGALWDDQAHAIMLEQEHYLGHYKDHPKDAEFINCPIRFYTEMEAIFANAMATGKFALGSGEALGQNQADSVGAKADGPPLTHTIVPSEQGGDSKATELLSTSSAAGPKRRRGNFSEEKMLMLTNMSDAVNNVANALRETGPAHVDANMYLAVMEMPGFSEEALIVAYTFLLDNKAQGRGFVNMSDAHRALWLRTFLAKNYYM encoded by the exons ATGGTAGCTGTGAATTGTGATCTAAAATTCACTTATGTCCTGGCTGGCTGGGAGGGCTCTGCCCATGATGCAACTGTTTTGGCAGATGCTGTAGCcagggaagatggcttgagtttGCCAGAAG gttttggcattgatgaagtAGTGCCTGATGAGGAAGGTTTCACTGCTTCTGCTGATCCAACCAACCTGCCCCCAGCCCATCTGGACCAAGACTCTGTTGACATGGCTGAAATAAGGGATGCCATTTGCAATGCTAT CCCTAGGATGGATTCAGGTGCATTTGAGGGTGGGTTTGTTGCTGGTACTTCAGTGATGGAGCAGCTCATCAATGGTGGTTCTGCCCCTGTTGTAGCTGGTGCTGATGCTAGTGCTGCTGCCCCTGTTgcagctggtgctggtgctggtgctgctccaGGTGCAGCAAACCCTGTTGATGTTGCTGCTCCTGTGGCTGGGAATGGGGCTGTGAGGGCAATGAGGTGGACCAACACCACCTctggctttgtgctaaggaggatGGTTGCCCTTGTTAGTGATGGTAGCAGGCCTGACAAGGTTTTTAAGGACAAAGATGTGAATTCTGTGGCCAAAGCCCTCAAGCTGTTATGTGGGGAGGTTGTTAGCCCAACTCAAGTGTACAACCACttgaggaagtggaggcagaaATGGGCTAGGGTGAGCAAGCTGAAGGACCTTAGTGGTGCTCTTTGGGATGACCAGGCTCATGCTATCATGCTTGAGCAAGAGCACTACCTTGGCCACTACAAG GACCATCCTAAAGATGCAGAGTTTATTAACTGCCCTATTAGGTTCTACACTGAGATGGAGGCTATCTTTGCTAATGCCATGGCCACAGGCAAGTTTGCACTTGGGTCTGGTGAAGCCTTAGGGCAGAACCAGGCTGACAGTGTTGGTGCCAAGGCTGATGGTCCTCCTTTGACCCACACGATAGTTCCCAGTGAACAGGGAGGGGATAGCAAGGCCACTGAACTGCTTTCTACCTCCTCAGCTGCTGGCCCAAAGAGGAGGAGAGGGAACTTCTCTGAGGAGAAGATGCTCATGTTGACTAACATGTCAGATGCTGTGAACAATGTGGCCAATGCTCTTAGGGAGACTGGACCTGCCCATGTTGATGCCAATATGTACCTTGCTGTGATGGAGATGCCTGGCTTTAGTGAGGAGGCACTTATTGTTGCCTACACCTTCCTCCTGGACAACAAGGCCCAAGGTAGGGGCTTTGTGAACATGAGTGATGCCCACAGGGCCCTTTGGCTTAGGACCTTCCTGGCCAAAAACTACTATATGTAG